The following proteins come from a genomic window of Longimicrobium sp.:
- the purN gene encoding phosphoribosylglycinamide formyltransferase, with protein sequence MPDPARLAVLASGGGSNLQALIDRFHRDPGTASARVELVVGSRAGIGALARAAREGVPHVALDARDIGAEAFRDQLLDVLDAHAIDLVVLAGWLTLLPAEVVARYAGRMINVHPALLPAFGGHGMYGMRVHRAVIAAGVRVSGATVHLVDERYDEGAILAQWPVPVLPGDTAETLAARVLSVEHRILPLTVAALTGGRTAASSTGPLAFDLVPSLIPVDGSIARTMHLPDGH encoded by the coding sequence TTGCCCGATCCCGCACGCCTCGCCGTTCTCGCCAGCGGCGGTGGCAGCAACCTGCAGGCGCTGATCGACCGCTTTCACCGCGACCCGGGCACGGCCTCGGCGCGGGTGGAGCTGGTGGTCGGCAGCCGCGCGGGGATCGGCGCGCTGGCGCGGGCGGCGCGCGAGGGCGTGCCGCACGTGGCGCTGGATGCGCGGGATATCGGCGCCGAGGCATTCCGCGACCAATTGCTCGACGTTCTGGATGCGCACGCCATCGACCTCGTGGTTCTCGCCGGCTGGCTGACGCTGCTCCCGGCGGAGGTGGTGGCGCGCTACGCGGGGCGGATGATCAACGTGCATCCCGCGCTGCTGCCGGCCTTCGGAGGCCACGGAATGTACGGGATGCGCGTTCACCGCGCCGTCATCGCGGCGGGCGTGCGCGTTTCGGGCGCCACGGTGCACCTGGTGGACGAGCGCTACGACGAGGGGGCCATCCTCGCGCAGTGGCCCGTCCCCGTGCTCCCCGGCGACACGGCGGAAACGCTCGCCGCGCGCGTGCTGTCGGTGGAGCACCGCATCCTGCCGCTGACCGTCGCGGCGCTCACGGGGGGACGCACGGCCGCGAGTTCGACGGGTCCGCTGGCGTTCGACCTGGTGCCTTCGCTGATCCCCGTCGACGGCTCCATCGCCCGAACGATGCACCTGCCCGACGGGCACTGA